One window from the genome of [Clostridium] celerecrescens 18A encodes:
- a CDS encoding sigma-70 domain-containing protein — protein sequence MHDDFYQMYLEEMGHIPPCTRGEQEDLLKEAAQGRKEAKKRLVEGNLRAALEYAREYDGRGVLVTDLVQEANMALMMAVEEYVQLEDKPEFESFKNLRIKEALDAAVEEQQSAKQTGEELAARVNVLQQISQLLAKELGREATVEELADKMKMTVEEIKGIMKIAMDAMSMNAETMDLEDLAGVEGIEITGDEEADDYDYEE from the coding sequence ATGCATGATGATTTTTACCAGATGTATCTGGAAGAGATGGGACATATCCCTCCCTGTACCAGGGGGGAGCAGGAAGACCTTTTAAAGGAAGCAGCACAGGGCAGGAAAGAAGCGAAAAAAAGACTTGTTGAAGGAAATTTACGGGCTGCCCTGGAATATGCAAGGGAATATGACGGCAGGGGCGTTCTTGTAACAGATCTGGTTCAGGAAGCCAATATGGCTCTCATGATGGCAGTGGAGGAGTATGTCCAGTTGGAAGACAAACCGGAGTTCGAGAGCTTTAAAAACCTGAGAATCAAGGAAGCCCTTGATGCAGCTGTGGAGGAACAGCAGTCTGCAAAACAGACAGGAGAAGAGCTGGCTGCCCGGGTGAATGTGCTTCAGCAGATATCCCAGCTTCTTGCAAAGGAACTGGGACGGGAGGCTACAGTAGAAGAACTGGCTGACAAGATGAAGATGACCGTGGAAGAAATAAAGGGAATTATGAAGATTGCAATGGATGCCATGAGCATGAATGCTGAAACCATGGATTTAGAAGACCTTGCAGGAGTGGAGGGCATCGAAATCACTGGGGATGAAGAGGCTGATGATTACGATTATGAAGAATAA
- the asnB gene encoding asparagine synthase (glutamine-hydrolyzing), with amino-acid sequence MCGIAGFYNPDHDYQKDKAYYENILIQMSETQRHRGPDDSGIWLFHQGGMSHARLSVIDLTTGRQPITKTEAGKTFGIVYNGEIYNTKELRRDLEERGHSFSTTSDTEVILTGYMEYGPDFVKQLNGIFAFAIMDPFRERLCLCRDRSGIKPLYYTIRDGEIIFASELKGIFAYPGIRPVLDRKGLNEVFSLGPAHTSGCGVFKGINEILPGHMLLCSKDGFHLKCYWKLESRPHEDSYEETIEKTSFLVQDSIRRQMVSDVPICTFLSGGVDSSLVSAVSAAELKKKGRQLTTFSFDFVNNDKFFKASTFQPSQDRPFVDQMVKFINSDHHYLECDNGTQADRLYDSVLAHDLPAMGDIDSSLLHFCSMVKQFNKVALTGECADEIFGGYPWFHKEECFKAQTFPWTMDLGMRKAILKDEFLDYLKMDEYVMEAYEKSVAETPVLSEDNPKEARRREISYLNLRWFMQTLLNRMDRDSMYSGLEARVPFADHRIIEYVWNVPWDMKTRDGVVKNLLRQSGRGLLPDEILFRRKSPYPKTYDTNYEALLARRVEEMIAGGSAPVMEFLDEKKLEKLLTSPSDYGKPWYGQLMAGPQMLAYILQINYWLEKYHISVE; translated from the coding sequence GAGAACATCCTGATACAGATGTCAGAAACCCAAAGACACCGGGGACCTGACGATTCAGGGATCTGGCTCTTTCATCAGGGAGGTATGTCCCATGCCCGTTTATCTGTTATCGACTTAACAACCGGCCGCCAGCCCATAACAAAAACCGAGGCAGGCAAAACATTTGGAATTGTGTACAATGGGGAAATTTACAATACAAAGGAGCTTCGCCGGGATTTAGAGGAACGGGGCCATTCCTTTTCCACCACCTCTGATACAGAAGTGATATTAACCGGATATATGGAATACGGGCCTGATTTTGTGAAACAGTTAAACGGTATTTTTGCCTTTGCCATTATGGACCCATTCCGGGAACGCTTGTGCCTTTGCCGGGACCGTTCCGGCATAAAACCTCTCTATTACACCATACGGGATGGAGAAATTATCTTTGCTTCGGAGCTGAAAGGAATCTTTGCATATCCGGGCATACGTCCAGTATTAGACCGGAAAGGCTTAAACGAGGTTTTCTCCCTGGGACCGGCTCATACCTCCGGCTGTGGGGTTTTTAAAGGAATCAATGAAATCCTCCCGGGCCACATGCTTCTCTGCTCTAAGGACGGCTTCCACTTAAAATGCTACTGGAAGCTGGAAAGCAGGCCCCACGAGGACAGCTATGAGGAAACCATTGAAAAAACCTCCTTCCTGGTTCAGGATTCCATCCGCCGTCAGATGGTTTCCGATGTTCCAATCTGCACCTTTTTGTCAGGAGGGGTGGATTCCAGCCTGGTTTCGGCTGTCAGTGCTGCAGAACTGAAAAAAAAGGGCAGACAGCTTACTACCTTTTCCTTTGATTTTGTCAACAATGATAAATTTTTTAAAGCCAGCACCTTCCAGCCATCGCAGGACCGTCCCTTTGTGGACCAAATGGTAAAATTTATAAATTCCGACCATCATTATCTGGAATGTGACAATGGCACCCAGGCAGACCGGCTTTATGACTCCGTTCTTGCGCATGACCTTCCGGCCATGGGAGACATTGACTCCTCCCTGCTCCACTTCTGCTCCATGGTCAAACAGTTTAATAAGGTGGCTTTAACCGGGGAGTGTGCAGATGAAATATTCGGAGGATATCCCTGGTTTCATAAAGAAGAATGCTTTAAAGCCCAGACTTTCCCCTGGACCATGGACTTAGGTATGCGCAAAGCCATCTTAAAGGATGAATTTCTGGATTATTTAAAAATGGATGAGTATGTTATGGAAGCCTACGAAAAGTCTGTGGCAGAAACTCCTGTCCTTTCTGAGGATAATCCAAAAGAAGCAAGAAGAAGAGAGATTTCTTATCTGAATCTCCGCTGGTTTATGCAGACCTTATTAAACCGGATGGACCGTGACAGCATGTATTCCGGCCTTGAAGCCAGGGTACCATTTGCAGACCACCGGATCATCGAGTACGTGTGGAATGTCCCCTGGGATATGAAAACAAGGGATGGGGTGGTAAAAAATCTCCTTCGCCAGTCCGGAAGAGGGCTTCTGCCTGATGAGATCCTGTTCCGCAGGAAATCTCCATATCCCAAAACCTATGATACCAATTACGAAGCGCTTTTAGCCAGACGGGTAGAGGAAATGATAGCTGGCGGTTCTGCTCCGGTTATGGAATTTTTAGACGAGAAGAAACTTGAAAAACTCCTTACCAGTCCATCGGATTACGGAAAACCCTGGTACGGTCAGCTCATGGCTGGCCCCCAGATGCTTGCCTATATCCTTCAGATCAACTACTGGCTGGAAAAATATCATATATCAGTGGAATAA
- a CDS encoding MerR family transcriptional regulator: MKKYTIGEVSDRLGLSRDTLRFYEKKGIIQPEKQKNGYRTYTYDDIKKLSSIMFYRRLNFSIEDIGRIMYKSSFPSYCSMIQEKITEEKQQMEKHRQSLIHLTHLQKHYKNVEKYLNRYDLRPMPPHYQMPDNHFISQEGISDLCYICQEYGIEGNQANQINEFFMIAEDTASIMKLKQALNGYPLLKQERCVYTVVASDSPLIESQAVLDAADWAGQKGYSLLGVAYSGHLLSCAFKDTVKENQEKKADTPINYIEVYLPIQA; the protein is encoded by the coding sequence ATGAAAAAATACACCATTGGAGAAGTTTCCGATCGTTTAGGCTTAAGCCGTGACACCCTTCGCTTTTATGAAAAAAAGGGAATCATACAACCGGAAAAGCAAAAAAATGGTTACCGAACCTATACATATGATGATATTAAAAAGCTTTCAAGCATCATGTTTTACCGCAGACTTAACTTCAGCATCGAGGATATCGGACGTATCATGTATAAAAGCTCCTTTCCTTCCTACTGTTCCATGATTCAGGAAAAAATTACTGAAGAAAAACAACAGATGGAAAAGCACCGGCAATCCCTCATCCATCTGACTCATTTGCAGAAACACTATAAAAATGTAGAAAAATATTTAAACCGTTATGACCTAAGACCCATGCCACCCCATTACCAGATGCCGGACAATCACTTCATCAGTCAAGAAGGCATCTCTGATTTATGCTATATCTGCCAGGAATATGGGATAGAGGGGAACCAGGCAAACCAGATAAACGAGTTCTTCATGATCGCTGAGGATACTGCCTCCATTATGAAATTAAAACAGGCATTAAACGGCTATCCCTTACTAAAGCAGGAACGCTGTGTATATACCGTAGTTGCATCAGACAGCCCTTTGATAGAATCACAGGCTGTTTTAGACGCAGCTGACTGGGCAGGACAAAAAGGATATTCTCTCCTCGGAGTTGCCTACAGCGGGCACTTATTAAGCTGCGCTTTCAAGGATACCGTAAAAGAAAATCAGGAAAAAAAAGCAGATACACCCATCAATTACATCGAAGTGTATCTGCCGATTCAGGCATAG
- a CDS encoding histidine phosphatase family protein, with the protein MKIYLIRHGQTDWNIQGKIQGSHDIPLNETGRRQAELLAKGMDSRPVSRIFSSTLTRAMETAERVRSRQKVEICSMPQLIEVEFGKWEGMTWDEIMEAYPEEYKRWALCPDEASPPGGENQDQVLSRCVWAVREILRITGGREDVAIVSHGATIAYLVSYMMRNHPEVESIIVENASITTVNYSPLTEDFMLLEMNDTSHMEE; encoded by the coding sequence ATGAAGATATATCTGATACGCCACGGACAGACAGACTGGAACATCCAGGGAAAAATCCAGGGGAGCCACGATATTCCCCTTAATGAAACGGGCAGGAGGCAGGCGGAGCTGCTGGCAAAGGGCATGGATTCCCGCCCGGTTTCCAGGATTTTTTCCAGCACCTTAACCCGTGCTATGGAAACAGCCGAAAGGGTCAGAAGCAGGCAAAAGGTGGAAATCTGTTCCATGCCCCAGCTAATTGAAGTGGAATTTGGCAAATGGGAAGGCATGACGTGGGATGAGATCATGGAAGCGTATCCAGAGGAATACAAACGGTGGGCGTTATGTCCTGATGAAGCGTCCCCTCCAGGCGGGGAAAACCAGGACCAGGTTTTAAGCCGCTGTGTATGGGCAGTCAGGGAAATATTGAGGATCACCGGGGGCAGAGAGGATGTTGCCATTGTATCCCACGGCGCCACCATCGCCTATCTTGTCTCCTATATGATGCGCAATCATCCGGAGGTAGAAAGCATTATTGTGGAGAATGCAAGCATTACAACGGTTAATTACAGTCCGCTGACGGAAGATTTCATGCTGTTGGAGATGAACGATACTTCCCATATGGAGGAATAA
- a CDS encoding APC family permease: MHSKRKIKNILLGNTLKNNDLEGEKMGILWGVPIMSSDAVSSVAYAIEEMLLVLAPVLGLSAVHYLGYITLPIILLFLVLAFSYSQIIANYPNGGGAYIVSSENIGRGSSMVAASALIIDYVMTVAVSLSAATAALISAFPELADYRLLFALLFLCIITLLNLRGMKESSKLFGAPTYVFIIIMLVLITTGFVRLITGNLPPVHYSETIQPVAGGAGTISMFLLLRAFSSGCSALTGVEAVSNAVPSFREPSQRNAKRVLFILVGIIITILGGSVLLVTSLNIIPLEGKTVISQLGMAVFGQGPMFYILQFATSLILLLAANTAYNGLPTLLAILAEDGFVPRQFMHRGTRLSFSNGIMFIFFAVAFLLIVFKAETHYLIPFYAIGVFLSFTLSQYGMLARWIRVKGNGYWYKMCINGLGAIMTATGTVIVFVTKFSQGAWALAILIPVLVYIMHRIETHYQFVGRQLAVNDFMSHYHKSTSHDTNLCIVLTGGINRSVLKALNYANLITSNVVALHIATDEKQSHQLQKKWKETGIDIPLEIIISPYRELIEPVEEYISKKEDDLLPGEMITVVMARFMEETWFANILHNQTTYFIMQRLRKHRNVSMVLVPYIYSAAFKPAPKQKDENMDKVRA, encoded by the coding sequence ATGCATTCAAAGAGAAAGATAAAAAATATATTGTTGGGAAATACATTGAAAAACAATGATCTGGAAGGAGAAAAGATGGGGATCCTTTGGGGAGTGCCCATTATGTCAAGTGATGCGGTCTCCTCAGTGGCGTACGCAATTGAAGAAATGCTTCTTGTTCTGGCTCCGGTCCTGGGACTGTCGGCAGTTCATTACCTTGGATATATTACATTGCCGATCATACTGCTGTTTTTAGTTTTAGCTTTTTCCTATTCACAGATTATTGCAAACTACCCAAACGGAGGAGGCGCCTATATCGTATCTTCTGAAAATATTGGAAGGGGCTCTTCCATGGTAGCTGCCTCTGCCCTGATCATTGATTACGTGATGACGGTGGCAGTCAGCCTTTCTGCGGCAACGGCAGCCCTTATTTCCGCTTTTCCGGAATTAGCTGATTACCGCCTGTTGTTTGCCCTGCTTTTTCTATGTATCATCACACTCCTTAATTTAAGGGGAATGAAGGAGTCTTCCAAGCTTTTCGGAGCTCCTACTTATGTATTTATCATTATCATGCTGGTACTTATTACAACCGGATTTGTAAGGCTTATAACGGGGAATTTACCGCCGGTCCATTATTCTGAAACAATTCAGCCTGTTGCAGGCGGAGCCGGAACGATCTCCATGTTCCTCCTGCTCAGGGCCTTTTCTTCCGGATGTTCGGCCCTTACTGGAGTGGAAGCCGTGAGCAATGCGGTTCCAAGCTTTCGTGAGCCGTCACAGCGGAACGCCAAACGTGTACTTTTTATTCTGGTAGGGATCATTATCACCATTCTCGGAGGTTCGGTGCTGCTGGTTACTTCCTTAAATATCATACCTTTAGAGGGAAAGACGGTGATCTCCCAGCTTGGCATGGCAGTGTTTGGACAAGGGCCAATGTTTTATATTCTGCAGTTTGCAACCTCCCTTATTTTGTTATTGGCTGCAAATACTGCATATAACGGTCTGCCTACGCTGCTGGCGATTCTGGCGGAGGATGGATTTGTGCCCCGTCAGTTCATGCACCGCGGGACCAGGCTCAGCTTTTCCAATGGAATTATGTTCATCTTTTTTGCAGTAGCATTTTTGCTGATTGTATTTAAGGCAGAAACCCATTATCTGATCCCCTTTTATGCCATCGGAGTTTTCTTGTCATTTACCTTGTCCCAGTATGGAATGCTGGCCAGATGGATCCGGGTAAAAGGAAACGGTTATTGGTATAAAATGTGTATTAACGGCCTTGGTGCAATTATGACGGCTACTGGAACAGTCATTGTATTTGTGACTAAATTTTCACAAGGCGCCTGGGCGCTTGCCATCCTCATACCGGTTCTTGTTTATATTATGCACCGTATTGAAACTCACTATCAGTTTGTCGGCCGTCAGTTGGCGGTCAACGACTTTATGTCCCATTATCACAAAAGCACCAGTCATGACACCAATCTTTGCATTGTACTGACCGGAGGAATTAACCGGTCCGTGCTGAAAGCGTTAAATTATGCAAATTTAATCACTTCCAATGTGGTAGCTCTCCACATTGCTACAGATGAGAAACAAAGTCATCAGCTTCAGAAAAAATGGAAGGAAACAGGAATTGATATTCCTCTTGAGATCATCATCTCACCTTACCGGGAGCTTATTGAACCGGTGGAAGAGTATATCAGCAAAAAAGAAGACGATCTGCTTCCGGGAGAAATGATCACGGTCGTTATGGCACGCTTTATGGAAGAGACCTGGTTTGCCAATATTCTTCATAACCAGACCACTTATTTCATAATGCAGAGGCTGAGAAAGCACAGAAATGTTTCTATGGTCCTTGTTCCCTATATTTACAGTGCGGCATTTAAGCCAGCTCCAAAGCAGAAAGACGAAAATATGGATAAAGTCAGAGCATAA
- a CDS encoding phosphoribosylformylglycinamidine synthase, whose protein sequence is MSVRRVYVEKKTAYAVKAMELREEIAGYLGINTVTGVRVLIRYDVEALSDEVYGLALTAVFSEPPVDEVYEEDFPKEEGDVVFTVEYLPGQFDQRADSAVQCVRLLKEDEEPVIRSATTYVISGVLTEAQIADIKSFCINPVDSREAEERKPETLAAMFETPEDVIIFAGFTDLSEDALMELYESLNLAMTFKDFLHIRNYYKEEEQRDPSMTEIRVLDTYWSDHCRHTTFQTELRDVTFHSGDYRIPIEDTYRQYLADREVVLKGKDGKFVCLMDLALLAMKKLRMEGKVEDLEVSDEINACSIVVPVLIDGVEEEWLVNFKNETHNHPTEIEPFGGAATCLGGAIRDPLSGRTYVYQAMRVTGAADPTRPLSETLKGKLPQRKIVTGAADGYSSYGNQIGLATGYVKEIYHPDYVAKRMEIGAVIGAAPRKNVIRETSDPGDRIILLGGRTGRDGCGGATGSSKVHTEASIETCGAEVQKGNAPTERKIQRLFRREEVSRLIKKCNDFGAGGVSVAIGELADGLLIDLDKVPKKYAGLDGTEIAISESQERMAVVVDPKDADRFLAYAAEENLEAVVVAEVRSEPRLVMNWRGKTIVDISRAFLDTNGAHQEASVVVEIPDREPGAFMRQDIADVREAWLKLLSDLNVCSQKGLVEMFDGSIGAGSVFMPYGGRYQLTETQTMVAKLPVLRGTTDTVTMMSCGFDPYLSSWSPYHGAVYAVLSSVAKIVASGGDYKKIRFTFQEYFRRMTDDPARWSQPFSALLGAYSAQIGFGLPSIGGKDSMSGTFRDVDVPPTLVSFAVDVAEGKHVITPEFKKAGNKIVVFRIEKDSYDLPVYSQVMKGYEALFEDICAGRILSAYAAESHGICEAVSKMAFGNRLGIRISNNVDPKDFFKAGWGDVVCEVPEGRLEELTVSYTVIGEVTDKGVFEYGGTAIAIDEALNAWTKPLENVFPTVSGVGKTPVTEQFYDTKDIYICRNKVAKPNVFIPVFPGTNCEYDSERAFHRAGANVVPKVFRNLTAQDIRESVEVYRREISKAQIVMFPGGFSAGDEPDGSAKFFANLFRNQVIKEEIGKLLNERDGLMLGICNGFQALIKLGLVPEGMITEQREDSPTLAMNTIGRHVSKMVYTKVVSNKSPWLSGAELGGVYCNPASHGEGRFVAGEEWMKRLFDNGQVATQYVDDKGCPTMDECWNPNGSFMAVEGITSPDGRILGKMAHSERRGKSVAMNIYGEQDMKIFESGVKYFQ, encoded by the coding sequence ATGAGTGTAAGAAGAGTATATGTTGAGAAAAAAACGGCCTATGCCGTTAAGGCGATGGAATTAAGAGAAGAAATCGCAGGCTATCTTGGTATCAATACGGTGACCGGTGTGAGGGTGCTGATCCGCTATGATGTGGAGGCTCTGTCCGACGAAGTCTATGGATTGGCTCTTACTGCTGTATTTTCTGAGCCTCCCGTTGATGAGGTTTATGAAGAGGATTTCCCAAAAGAGGAAGGGGATGTGGTTTTTACCGTAGAGTACTTGCCGGGCCAGTTTGACCAGCGGGCTGATTCCGCGGTGCAGTGCGTCAGGCTGTTAAAAGAAGATGAAGAGCCTGTGATCCGGTCCGCAACCACCTATGTGATTTCCGGCGTTCTTACAGAAGCCCAGATTGCCGACATCAAATCCTTTTGCATCAACCCTGTGGATTCCAGAGAAGCAGAGGAAAGAAAGCCGGAGACTCTTGCTGCAATGTTTGAGACTCCTGAAGATGTGATTATTTTTGCTGGTTTTACTGATCTTTCAGAAGATGCATTAATGGAATTATATGAGTCCTTAAATCTGGCAATGACGTTTAAGGATTTTCTTCATATCCGGAATTACTATAAAGAGGAAGAACAAAGAGACCCGTCAATGACAGAGATAAGGGTCCTTGATACCTATTGGTCGGATCACTGCCGCCACACTACCTTCCAGACGGAATTAAGGGATGTGACATTTCATTCGGGAGATTATCGTATACCCATTGAGGATACTTACAGACAGTATCTGGCAGACCGGGAGGTAGTCTTAAAGGGAAAAGACGGTAAGTTTGTGTGCCTTATGGATCTGGCTCTCCTGGCGATGAAAAAGCTTCGTATGGAGGGAAAAGTGGAGGATCTGGAAGTATCCGATGAGATCAACGCCTGCAGCATAGTGGTCCCGGTTCTGATTGACGGTGTAGAAGAGGAATGGCTGGTGAATTTCAAAAATGAAACCCACAATCATCCTACGGAGATTGAGCCCTTTGGCGGTGCGGCCACCTGCCTTGGAGGAGCGATCCGCGACCCTCTTTCCGGCCGCACTTACGTATATCAGGCCATGCGGGTAACAGGAGCAGCAGACCCTACAAGGCCTTTGAGCGAAACATTAAAAGGAAAACTTCCTCAGAGAAAGATCGTGACAGGAGCAGCAGACGGCTACAGCTCCTACGGAAACCAGATCGGACTGGCAACCGGTTATGTAAAGGAGATTTACCATCCGGATTATGTGGCAAAGAGAATGGAAATAGGCGCTGTCATAGGTGCTGCCCCAAGAAAAAATGTCATCCGGGAGACTTCGGATCCGGGAGACCGAATCATTCTCCTTGGGGGGCGTACCGGACGGGACGGCTGCGGCGGGGCCACCGGCTCCTCCAAGGTCCATACGGAAGCCTCCATTGAAACTTGCGGAGCAGAGGTCCAGAAGGGGAACGCGCCCACGGAACGAAAGATACAGCGTTTGTTCCGCAGGGAAGAAGTGAGCAGGCTCATTAAGAAATGCAATGACTTTGGTGCAGGAGGTGTGTCGGTTGCCATAGGAGAACTGGCAGACGGCCTGCTGATCGACTTAGATAAGGTTCCGAAGAAATACGCAGGACTGGATGGTACGGAAATTGCCATCTCTGAGTCTCAGGAACGCATGGCTGTTGTGGTTGATCCAAAAGATGCAGACCGGTTCCTGGCCTATGCGGCAGAGGAGAACTTAGAAGCAGTAGTAGTGGCAGAGGTAAGGTCAGAGCCTAGGCTTGTGATGAATTGGAGAGGAAAAACCATTGTTGACATCAGCCGGGCTTTCCTGGATACCAACGGAGCCCATCAGGAAGCCTCGGTTGTTGTGGAAATCCCGGACAGAGAACCAGGCGCATTTATGAGACAGGATATTGCAGATGTCAGGGAAGCCTGGCTGAAGCTGCTTTCTGACTTAAATGTCTGCTCTCAGAAAGGGCTTGTGGAAATGTTTGACGGTTCCATTGGGGCTGGAAGTGTGTTCATGCCTTATGGAGGCAGGTACCAGCTGACAGAGACTCAGACCATGGTGGCAAAGCTTCCGGTGCTGCGTGGAACGACGGATACCGTTACTATGATGAGCTGCGGCTTTGATCCTTATTTGTCAAGCTGGAGCCCTTATCACGGCGCAGTATATGCAGTATTGTCTTCTGTTGCCAAAATCGTGGCATCAGGCGGCGATTACAAAAAAATCCGCTTTACCTTCCAGGAATATTTCCGCAGGATGACTGATGATCCGGCGCGGTGGAGCCAGCCCTTTTCCGCCCTCCTTGGAGCATACAGCGCCCAGATTGGATTTGGGCTTCCTTCCATCGGAGGAAAGGACAGCATGTCAGGCACCTTTCGTGACGTTGATGTGCCGCCAACCCTTGTTTCCTTTGCTGTGGATGTTGCAGAAGGGAAGCATGTTATAACGCCGGAATTTAAGAAGGCGGGAAATAAGATTGTAGTATTCCGGATTGAAAAGGATTCCTATGATCTTCCTGTATACAGCCAGGTCATGAAAGGCTATGAAGCATTGTTTGAAGATATCTGCGCAGGACGCATACTTTCTGCCTATGCCGCAGAGAGCCATGGGATCTGTGAGGCGGTCAGCAAGATGGCCTTTGGAAACCGGTTGGGCATAAGGATCAGTAACAACGTAGATCCAAAAGATTTCTTTAAGGCCGGCTGGGGAGATGTGGTATGTGAAGTTCCGGAAGGAAGGCTTGAGGAACTGACTGTCTCCTATACCGTCATTGGTGAAGTCACTGATAAGGGCGTGTTTGAATACGGCGGTACTGCCATTGCCATAGATGAGGCGCTGAACGCATGGACAAAACCACTTGAAAATGTGTTCCCAACGGTATCAGGGGTAGGAAAGACTCCTGTTACAGAGCAGTTTTATGATACAAAGGATATATACATCTGCAGGAATAAGGTTGCAAAGCCTAATGTATTTATTCCGGTGTTCCCTGGTACAAACTGTGAGTATGACAGCGAAAGGGCTTTTCATAGAGCAGGTGCCAATGTGGTGCCAAAGGTCTTTCGGAATTTAACGGCCCAGGACATCAGGGAATCGGTGGAAGTTTACCGCAGGGAAATATCCAAAGCCCAGATCGTCATGTTTCCCGGAGGATTTTCCGCAGGCGACGAACCCGATGGCTCTGCCAAGTTTTTTGCCAACCTATTCCGGAATCAGGTGATCAAGGAGGAAATCGGAAAGCTGTTAAATGAAAGAGATGGCCTGATGTTAGGAATCTGCAATGGCTTCCAGGCTTTAATCAAGCTGGGGCTTGTGCCGGAAGGAATGATCACAGAGCAACGGGAGGATTCCCCCACGCTTGCGATGAATACCATTGGCCGCCATGTTTCGAAGATGGTTTATACAAAGGTGGTGTCGAATAAGTCGCCATGGCTTTCAGGGGCAGAATTAGGAGGCGTTTACTGCAATCCGGCTTCTCATGGAGAAGGACGGTTCGTTGCAGGAGAGGAATGGATGAAACGACTGTTTGACAATGGACAGGTGGCAACTCAATATGTGGATGACAAGGGATGCCCTACCATGGATGAGTGCTGGAATCCTAACGGTTCTTTCATGGCGGTTGAGGGCATAACAAGCCCTGACGGGCGTATCCTGGGCAAGATGGCTCACTCCGAACGCCGCGGCAAATCGGTGGCCATGAACATTTACGGTGAGCAGGATATGAAGATTTTTGAATCCGGTGTGAAATATTTCCAGTGA
- a CDS encoding FAD-dependent oxidoreductase → MGESKKKMVKCLVCGAVFEEGNEVCPVCGVGPENFVPYEEEERNYHKNTEELYLILGNGAAGVSAAEAIRERNSTCSIVMVTKEDCLPYSRPMLTKSVMGKDEREELLLHDPAWYEEKRILNLTGKQAEKIDTREKEVTFDDGIRLKYDKCIYALGSECFIPPIPGSEKNEVVAIRRLSDIEKLNSLLSESKRAVVIGGGVLGLEAAWELKRTGLLVTVLEQGGQLMKRQLDEEAGEFLRSIILEKGIDVKFQAVTREIEGEEKVTGVRLEDGTVLPADLVVISAGVRANVSLAEDAGAKSGRAVIVNEHMETTVPGIYACGDCAEYEGINYAIWPQAVEMGKAAGANAAGERISYKTVTAALTFNGMDTSLFAVGDPGKDPGRTYEVSREEDGEKKIYKVYYSVEGKLTGAILIGDTSDMGRILEEID, encoded by the coding sequence ATGGGAGAAAGTAAGAAGAAAATGGTTAAATGCCTGGTATGCGGAGCCGTATTTGAGGAGGGGAATGAGGTTTGTCCGGTATGCGGAGTAGGACCGGAAAATTTTGTCCCTTATGAGGAGGAAGAAAGGAATTACCATAAAAACACGGAGGAGTTATACCTCATACTTGGTAATGGAGCGGCTGGTGTCAGTGCTGCTGAGGCGATTCGGGAAAGAAATTCCACTTGTTCCATCGTCATGGTTACGAAAGAGGACTGCCTGCCTTATTCAAGGCCCATGCTGACGAAATCCGTGATGGGAAAGGATGAAAGAGAAGAATTGCTTCTTCATGACCCGGCATGGTACGAAGAGAAACGTATCTTAAATCTTACGGGAAAACAGGCGGAAAAGATCGATACCAGGGAAAAGGAAGTCACCTTTGATGACGGAATCCGGCTTAAATACGACAAATGCATCTATGCATTGGGATCGGAATGCTTCATACCTCCCATACCTGGAAGTGAAAAGAATGAAGTGGTTGCCATACGCCGGCTTTCTGATATAGAGAAACTTAATTCCCTCCTTTCCGAATCAAAGAGGGCCGTGGTCATTGGCGGCGGCGTGCTGGGACTGGAGGCAGCCTGGGAATTAAAAAGGACAGGCCTTTTAGTTACGGTATTAGAGCAGGGCGGCCAGCTTATGAAGCGCCAGCTTGATGAGGAAGCCGGTGAATTTTTAAGATCCATAATACTGGAAAAGGGGATCGATGTGAAATTCCAGGCAGTTACCCGGGAGATAGAAGGGGAAGAGAAGGTGACTGGTGTCCGCCTTGAGGATGGAACCGTCCTGCCGGCAGATCTGGTGGTCATATCCGCAGGAGTCAGGGCCAATGTATCTCTGGCAGAAGATGCAGGTGCTAAATCCGGACGGGCAGTAATCGTTAATGAGCACATGGAAACCACGGTACCCGGCATTTATGCGTGCGGGGATTGTGCGGAATATGAAGGGATCAATTATGCCATCTGGCCTCAGGCTGTGGAGATGGGGAAGGCAGCAGGAGCCAATGCAGCCGGAGAAAGGATCTCCTATAAAACCGTGACAGCAGCTCTCACATTTAATGGCATGGATACTTCCTTGTTTGCAGTGGGCGACCCTGGAAAGGATCCAGGCAGAACCTATGAAGTGAGCCGGGAAGAGGATGGCGAGAAGAAGATTTACAAGGTGTATTATTCTGTAGAAGGCAAGCTGACGGGCGCCATACTCATTGGCGATACGTCAGATATGGGAAGAATCCTGGAAGAGATTGATTAA